A stretch of Fodinibius salinus DNA encodes these proteins:
- the rplQ gene encoding 50S ribosomal protein L17 has translation MRHLKKGRKLSRSSSHRKATLASLSNALIKEHRIVTTVAKAKELRPFIEPLITKAKTDNPHKRRQVFAKLNDKEAVSHLFDEVAQKAMDRPGGYTRVVKLGYRSGDNAQTAVIELVDYNDIQPEDSKKKQRTRRSGSSNKTTSSDSGQEQ, from the coding sequence ATGCGTCATTTAAAAAAAGGAAGAAAACTTAGTCGCTCCTCATCACATCGCAAGGCTACTTTAGCCTCGCTTTCGAATGCGTTGATTAAGGAGCATCGAATTGTTACGACAGTTGCTAAAGCAAAAGAACTGCGTCCATTTATAGAACCTCTCATTACGAAGGCTAAGACTGATAATCCTCATAAGCGTCGGCAGGTTTTTGCTAAACTGAATGACAAGGAAGCAGTTTCTCATCTTTTTGATGAGGTAGCTCAGAAAGCAATGGACAGACCGGGTGGTTATACTCGAGTTGTCAAACTGGGTTATCGTTCAGGTGATAATGCACAAACGGCTGTTATAGAGCTTGTAGATTATAATGATATACAGCCCGAGGATAGCAAAAAGAAGCAGCGCACGCGTCGTTCTGGGTCTTCTAATAAGACTACTTCTTCCGACTCTGGTCAAGAGCAATAG